One genomic region from Alphaproteobacteria bacterium encodes:
- a CDS encoding type II and III secretion system protein family protein, with translation MSAPRVFAALIFAIALALTGAAGTSLAQQMVPPTGAPIELGVNKGTLIRLDHNADTVFVADPEIADVKVKSPKLIYLFAKQPGETSLYAVDSQDHVLFNRPISVKRDVGRIQLALNQMLPNSSVDVEAVNGSLVLVGSVNSPLEAEEAKRIARPFVTDDKEIVNHITIDQPNQVNLRVRVAEVQRNIIKQLGINWDAIGRVGSFAFGLATGTPATTIPLMTTSGATTTTGNFITRNVGPSGVPTNSYLFGVNTPDVNVNSVIDALDQNGLVNILAEPNLTAMSGETASFLAGGEFPIVVPQNTNQVTVEFKPFGVALAFTPVVLESGRISLRVRPEVSQLSNTGAVQISGFTIPALSTRRAETTVELGSGQSFAIGGLLQNNITDTLNKVPGLGELPVLGALFRSDSFQRNESELVILVTPYLVKPVSDRRLQGPNSGYTPPNDVDRILRGRNVRPTEPVGGTAPTGDVDGNKLIGPAGFSLN, from the coding sequence ATGTCCGCGCCCCGCGTTTTCGCCGCTCTCATCTTCGCGATCGCCCTAGCGCTCACGGGTGCGGCAGGTACGAGCCTTGCACAACAGATGGTGCCGCCGACGGGCGCGCCCATCGAGCTTGGGGTCAACAAGGGCACCCTCATCCGCCTCGATCACAATGCGGACACGGTGTTCGTCGCCGATCCCGAGATCGCCGACGTCAAGGTGAAATCGCCCAAGCTCATCTACCTCTTCGCCAAGCAGCCGGGCGAGACGTCTTTGTACGCGGTGGATAGCCAGGATCACGTGCTCTTCAACCGGCCGATCTCCGTGAAGCGCGATGTTGGAAGAATTCAGCTCGCCCTTAACCAGATGCTACCGAACAGCTCGGTCGATGTGGAGGCTGTCAACGGCTCGCTCGTGCTGGTCGGCAGCGTCAACTCTCCGCTCGAGGCGGAGGAAGCAAAGCGGATCGCACGGCCGTTCGTGACCGACGACAAGGAAATCGTCAACCACATCACGATTGATCAACCCAACCAGGTCAATCTGCGCGTGCGCGTCGCCGAGGTTCAACGCAACATCATCAAGCAGCTCGGAATCAACTGGGATGCAATCGGCCGCGTCGGCAGCTTCGCCTTCGGACTTGCGACCGGCACGCCGGCGACGACGATCCCGCTCATGACGACTTCCGGGGCCACCACGACGACGGGGAACTTCATTACCCGCAACGTCGGGCCGTCCGGCGTGCCGACGAACAGCTATCTCTTCGGCGTCAATACGCCCGACGTCAACGTCAACAGCGTGATCGACGCACTCGACCAGAATGGCCTCGTCAACATTCTCGCCGAGCCGAACCTCACCGCCATGTCCGGCGAGACCGCGAGCTTCCTGGCGGGCGGCGAATTCCCGATCGTGGTGCCGCAAAACACCAACCAGGTCACGGTCGAATTCAAGCCGTTCGGCGTGGCCCTCGCCTTTACGCCCGTCGTGCTCGAAAGTGGGCGCATCAGCCTGCGCGTGCGCCCGGAAGTGAGCCAGCTTTCGAACACGGGTGCCGTGCAAATCTCGGGCTTCACGATTCCGGCGCTCTCGACCAGGCGCGCGGAAACGACCGTCGAACTCGGCAGCGGACAGAGTTTCGCAATCGGCGGACTGCTGCAGAACAACATCACCGACACGCTCAACAAGGTTCCGGGGCTCGGCGAACTGCCGGTACTCGGCGCCTTGTTTCGCTCCGACAGTTTCCAGCGCAATGAAAGCGAACTTGTGATCCTCGTGACGCCCTATCTCGTGAAGCCGGTCTCCGACCGTCGCCTCCAGGGGCCGAATAGCGGCTACACACCGCCCAACGACGTCGATCGCATCCTGCGCGGCCGCAACGTGCGCCCGACCGAACCTGTCGGCGGCACCGCGCCAACGGGGGATGTCGATGGAAATAAGCTCATCGGCCCGGCCGGATTCAGCCTCAACTAG
- the cpaB gene encoding Flp pilus assembly protein CpaB has protein sequence MKPRVFIFAALAIVIALGTAHVARNWLAEQRAALDAEKKPAKEAPYVLVAAKDLPTGSFIRVEDLRWQPWPSDELSDNYLTKDNETPQALVGAVVRLRIAAGEPVTQGRFIKPGDRGFLAAVLEPGMRAVSVPVTATSGVAGLVFPGDRVDLILAHALKDDDNPNAMPRQASETVLTDVRVLAVDQTTNDQDNKPLLAKTITFEVTPKQVEVIDVAAELGKLSLSLRSLAHQGDNDFDARLRGPSSVSHTWDSDVSPLIAKPGTHSSLPNAPPVVTILRGEAASGGHAPSAPTPPPAATAEGAPKPVQASTGVN, from the coding sequence ATGAAGCCACGCGTATTCATTTTTGCGGCACTCGCCATCGTCATAGCCCTCGGCACGGCGCATGTCGCGCGGAATTGGCTTGCCGAGCAGCGAGCGGCGCTCGATGCGGAAAAGAAACCCGCGAAGGAAGCGCCGTACGTTCTGGTGGCGGCCAAGGATCTGCCGACCGGCAGCTTCATCCGCGTTGAAGATCTGCGCTGGCAGCCCTGGCCCAGCGATGAGCTGAGCGACAATTACCTTACTAAGGATAACGAGACCCCCCAGGCGCTCGTTGGCGCCGTGGTCCGCCTTCGCATCGCCGCGGGCGAGCCAGTCACGCAGGGCCGCTTTATCAAGCCGGGCGACCGGGGATTTCTCGCAGCCGTTCTCGAACCCGGCATGCGCGCCGTCTCGGTGCCGGTGACGGCGACTTCGGGCGTCGCGGGGCTCGTCTTCCCCGGCGACCGGGTCGATCTCATCCTGGCGCACGCCCTCAAGGACGATGACAACCCGAACGCCATGCCGCGCCAGGCCAGCGAGACCGTCCTGACCGATGTGCGCGTTCTGGCGGTCGATCAGACGACGAACGATCAGGACAATAAGCCCCTGCTCGCCAAGACCATCACTTTCGAGGTGACGCCGAAGCAGGTCGAGGTTATTGACGTCGCCGCCGAGCTTGGCAAGCTCTCCCTCAGCTTGCGCAGCCTGGCGCACCAGGGCGACAACGATTTCGATGCGCGGCTGCGCGGCCCCTCCTCGGTCAGCCACACGTGGGACAGCGACGTGAGCCCGCTCATCGCCAAGCCGGGCACTCACTCGAGTTTGCCGAATGCCCCGCCTGTCGTGACGATTCTCCGCGGCGAGGCGGCGAGCGGCGGCCATGCGCCTTCAGCACCCACCCCACCCCCCGCCGCAACGGCTGAAGGGGCGCCAAAGCCCGTGCAAGCCTCGACAGGAGTCAACTGA
- a CDS encoding prepilin peptidase, whose product MLGFFSLDQFIVLSFLGLAGWAAYSDALYFRIPNAVSLGVLLLYPAHVLASAAPIDWPGALLIGAILFVAGIAVFSQGIAGGGDVKFLGAASLWAGTSYIFPFLIVMGMAGGALAAVVWLVRVGRHLKLASGVPIETTGSVPVPYGIAITAGAAYVAIHFLLAGN is encoded by the coding sequence ATGCTCGGCTTCTTTTCCCTCGATCAATTCATTGTTTTGAGCTTTCTCGGCCTCGCCGGCTGGGCCGCTTATTCCGATGCACTGTATTTTCGAATTCCCAACGCCGTGAGTCTCGGCGTGCTCCTGCTCTATCCGGCCCATGTGCTGGCGAGTGCCGCACCGATCGACTGGCCCGGCGCTCTGCTCATCGGCGCCATCCTGTTCGTCGCCGGGATCGCCGTCTTCTCGCAAGGCATCGCGGGCGGGGGCGACGTTAAATTCCTTGGTGCTGCCTCCCTCTGGGCCGGCACGAGCTACATTTTTCCTTTTCTCATCGTCATGGGAATGGCGGGAGGCGCTCTCGCAGCCGTGGTCTGGCTGGTCCGTGTCGGGCGCCATCTCAAACTTGCCTCAGGCGTGCCGATCGAGACGACCGGCTCCGTTCCAGTACCCTACGGCATCGCGATCACCGCCGGCGCGGCCTATGTCGCCATTCATTTTTTGTTAGCTGGAAACTAA
- a CDS encoding Flp family type IVb pilin, producing MLKMIKSLLKDESGATAVEYGLIAALISVAAVGVIKTVGTNLTTTFTTVANNL from the coding sequence ATGCTCAAGATGATCAAAAGCCTGCTGAAGGATGAGTCGGGCGCGACGGCCGTTGAATACGGTCTTATCGCGGCGCTCATCTCCGTCGCCGCCGTCGGCGTCATCAAGACCGTCGGCACCAACCTCACGACGACCTTCACCACAGTCGCGAATAACCTCTAA
- a CDS encoding glutathione S-transferase family protein produces the protein MIQLYTAGTGNGRRATIMLEECKLAYKAHIIEIGKGANKPAEFLKINPHGTVPVIVDPPGIGRKTATTVKQSGAILFYLAEKAGKFVPKAAAARALTVQWTMAALTDLAPASTSIFLSTAVMPTKVPAVVGFFESRFIEQCKVFDERLGEADYLAGDEATIADFALYPVIFGRQALVDKAPGLQNLKRWAATMAARPATAAALKVA, from the coding sequence ATGATTCAACTTTATACGGCGGGAACCGGCAACGGACGCCGGGCGACGATCATGCTCGAGGAGTGCAAGCTCGCCTACAAGGCGCACATCATTGAAATCGGGAAGGGTGCGAACAAGCCGGCCGAATTCCTAAAGATCAATCCGCACGGCACGGTGCCGGTGATCGTCGACCCGCCCGGCATCGGGCGGAAGACGGCGACCACGGTCAAGCAATCGGGGGCCATCCTCTTCTATCTCGCGGAGAAGGCCGGAAAGTTCGTTCCGAAGGCGGCGGCGGCACGCGCGCTCACCGTTCAATGGACGATGGCCGCCTTGACCGACCTCGCACCCGCCAGCACGAGCATTTTCCTCTCCACCGCCGTGATGCCGACCAAAGTGCCCGCGGTCGTCGGATTTTTCGAAAGCCGCTTCATCGAGCAATGCAAGGTCTTCGACGAACGTCTCGGCGAGGCGGACTACCTTGCGGGTGATGAGGCGACGATCGCCGACTTCGCACTCTATCCGGTGATCTTCGGCCGCCAGGCTCTCGTCGACAAAGCTCCAGGCCTGCAAAATCTCAAGCGCTGGGCGGCGACGATGGCGGCCCGGCCGGCGACGGCTGCAGCACTCAAGGTCGCGTGA
- a CDS encoding universal stress protein: protein EPRNEEHGGAIMKTILLPLEDSPVLPSILQTTLHAARVFGSYMEGLHVRPGLTGVVAAGAEGLVAATPGLIESFEREDQARAQRVRAAFDEFMRQNNVPRSPSIAPQPGPTSGWYEETIQGESTIGSRGRVFDLIAVGRPTRGGSSSAMSTLEAALFESGRPLLIAPPNAPQKLGERVCVAWNGSTETARTMAFAMPFLVRSKDVQVLLIEGGGVPGPTPQDVANYLLRNGVPAAAKVAKAMKRSVGEAVLAEAADWGADLLIKGAYTQSRLRQMIFGGTTSHILAESTVPVFMAH, encoded by the coding sequence GAACCGAGAAACGAAGAACACGGGGGCGCAATCATGAAAACGATTCTTCTGCCGCTCGAGGACAGTCCGGTCCTCCCGTCGATTTTGCAAACCACACTCCACGCCGCGCGAGTCTTCGGCAGCTACATGGAGGGCCTTCACGTCCGCCCCGGATTGACCGGCGTCGTCGCCGCGGGCGCTGAGGGCTTGGTCGCCGCCACCCCGGGCCTGATCGAAAGCTTCGAGCGCGAGGATCAGGCCCGTGCCCAACGCGTGCGGGCGGCCTTCGACGAGTTCATGCGGCAAAACAACGTGCCGCGCAGCCCTAGTATTGCACCGCAGCCCGGCCCGACATCCGGCTGGTACGAGGAAACGATTCAGGGCGAATCGACGATCGGCAGTCGCGGTCGGGTTTTCGATCTGATCGCCGTCGGCCGCCCCACGCGCGGCGGCTCAAGCTCCGCGATGAGCACGCTCGAAGCCGCATTGTTCGAGAGTGGCCGACCCCTCCTGATCGCGCCGCCGAACGCCCCGCAAAAGCTCGGTGAGCGAGTCTGCGTGGCATGGAACGGTTCGACCGAGACCGCGCGCACGATGGCATTTGCCATGCCCTTCCTCGTTCGCAGCAAGGATGTGCAAGTGCTTTTGATCGAGGGTGGCGGGGTGCCGGGACCGACCCCACAGGACGTGGCCAATTATCTCCTCAGAAACGGAGTCCCTGCCGCCGCGAAGGTTGCAAAGGCGATGAAGCGTAGCGTGGGCGAAGCCGTCCTCGCCGAGGCGGCCGATTGGGGTGCAGACCTCCTGATCAAGGGCGCCTACACCCAGAGCCGCTTGCGTCAGATGATTTTCGGCGGCACCACCAGCCATATTTTGGCTGAATCGACGGTCCCGGTCTTCATGGCGCACTGA